One window of the Sphaerochaeta associata genome contains the following:
- a CDS encoding TatD family hydrolase, translated as MQLFDTHAHIGLLQDDKMEQLLAVQLAKVKSVKHVVSICNSLSDFERTYANLESADSVYHAVGVSPTEVANPGKDWEERVITHAQQKKRIVAIGETGLDYYHMFGGDKTLQIELLLKHLEIARHLDLPVIIHNRNAAEDLLPILAEKLPPKGGILHCFGEDWTFAKQALSLNLMFSFAGNLTFKNSRSLQEVAMRLPSDRIVIESEAPFMTPYPYKGERNKIHYLVETAKVLATLRQTSLEELSESLYANSLKAFALPKDV; from the coding sequence ATGCAACTGTTTGATACGCACGCCCACATAGGGTTGTTGCAGGATGACAAGATGGAGCAATTGCTGGCAGTCCAACTTGCGAAAGTCAAGTCGGTCAAACACGTAGTAAGCATTTGCAACAGTTTGTCGGACTTCGAGCGTACCTATGCCAACCTGGAGAGTGCCGATTCCGTCTATCATGCCGTAGGGGTATCCCCGACCGAGGTTGCCAATCCCGGCAAGGACTGGGAGGAACGGGTTATCACCCACGCCCAGCAGAAGAAACGCATTGTCGCCATCGGAGAGACAGGTCTGGACTACTACCATATGTTCGGCGGCGATAAGACACTGCAGATCGAGTTGCTGCTCAAGCATCTGGAAATCGCACGGCATCTCGACCTTCCTGTCATCATACACAACCGTAATGCAGCGGAGGACCTGTTGCCCATCCTCGCAGAAAAACTGCCGCCAAAGGGTGGCATCCTTCATTGTTTCGGGGAGGACTGGACGTTTGCAAAACAGGCTCTCTCACTTAACCTGATGTTCTCGTTTGCAGGAAACCTGACGTTCAAGAACAGCAGAAGCCTGCAGGAGGTTGCAATGAGACTGCCTTCCGATAGAATTGTCATTGAAAGCGAAGCGCCCTTCATGACACCCTACCCTTACAAAGGAGAGCGCAATAAAATTCACTATCTGGTTGAAACAGCCAAGGTCCTTGCCACACTGCGGCAGACCTCCCTTGAAGAGCTTTCTGAAAGCCTTTATGCTAACAGCCTGAAGGCGTTTGCCCTTCCAAAGGACGTATGA
- the lnt gene encoding apolipoprotein N-acyltransferase codes for MVDLYPRRNLGTVCSEVFVLLASAFVYSFAFPGLVSANGLGFIGFIALIPVFAVIRNTSWKLTPVYGFFYGFMFYLFFNYWLKTFHPLAILIVPIIKGGEMVVLFPLLKAAQKLFKKYGYIVEGIIWVAYSYVSQDWFAGYPYGTLGSAAYEYLAFIQIAEFTGIWGVTFLMVLPQTFLAFILFEKYRNRPERYTTYLKQHLLFLAAYAVILLATLVYGFASISYWRSQEPEKVWKVATIQHSADTWKGGYTTYKNNFNNLRRMSLEALQADPDIILWSETAFVPSVAWHENYPSDPATSALVEEFVAFGKSLPIPLVTGNPEGVIDDPSQPALLSDGSWNRKDYNTVIFFEDGKIKNTYRKQHLVPFTEHFPYEKQLPLLYNLLLANDYNWWEKGYESVVFETEEGVKFSTPICFEDVFGYLNAGFVANGADVIVNMTNDGWSKAVSAEMQHLGLAVFRSIENRRTTVRGTNSGMTCVIDVTGKIIDPMEPFKVGWHIYDVPVFTGESHGTTFYTRHIDWFAFLTIYLSYLLLGFGALNHLLHFIRKRRQNRT; via the coding sequence TTGGTTGATTTGTATCCCAGACGGAACCTCGGAACGGTTTGTTCTGAGGTTTTTGTGTTATTGGCATCAGCGTTTGTGTACTCATTTGCCTTCCCGGGGCTCGTATCGGCCAATGGGTTGGGTTTCATCGGGTTCATTGCCCTGATTCCGGTTTTTGCTGTTATTCGTAATACCAGCTGGAAGCTTACGCCTGTATACGGCTTCTTCTATGGTTTCATGTTCTACCTGTTCTTCAACTACTGGCTGAAGACCTTCCATCCGCTTGCCATCCTGATCGTTCCCATCATCAAGGGCGGCGAGATGGTTGTCCTGTTTCCTCTATTGAAGGCAGCACAGAAGTTGTTCAAGAAGTATGGGTATATCGTCGAGGGCATCATCTGGGTAGCGTACTCCTATGTCAGCCAGGATTGGTTTGCCGGATACCCCTATGGAACCCTGGGGTCGGCTGCCTACGAATATCTTGCGTTCATCCAGATTGCCGAATTCACCGGCATCTGGGGGGTTACTTTCTTGATGGTACTGCCCCAAACATTCCTGGCTTTCATTCTGTTCGAGAAATACCGAAACCGTCCGGAGCGTTATACGACCTACCTGAAGCAGCATCTGCTCTTCTTGGCTGCCTATGCAGTTATATTGCTGGCGACATTGGTGTACGGCTTTGCCAGCATCTCCTACTGGAGGTCCCAAGAGCCCGAGAAAGTTTGGAAAGTCGCCACCATCCAACACAGCGCCGATACCTGGAAGGGCGGGTATACCACATACAAGAATAACTTCAACAACCTGCGCCGCATGAGCCTGGAGGCCCTGCAAGCTGATCCCGACATCATACTTTGGTCTGAGACCGCATTTGTTCCCTCGGTTGCATGGCATGAGAATTATCCCTCCGATCCGGCCACTTCGGCTTTGGTCGAAGAGTTCGTTGCATTCGGCAAGTCCCTGCCCATTCCGTTGGTGACAGGAAACCCCGAAGGAGTGATCGACGATCCATCCCAGCCGGCTTTGCTCTCAGATGGAAGTTGGAACCGCAAGGATTACAACACGGTCATTTTCTTTGAGGACGGCAAGATCAAGAATACATATCGCAAACAACATCTTGTCCCGTTCACCGAACACTTCCCTTATGAGAAACAACTGCCTCTGCTCTACAACCTGTTGTTGGCCAATGACTACAACTGGTGGGAGAAGGGGTACGAGAGTGTGGTCTTCGAAACCGAGGAAGGCGTGAAGTTCTCCACTCCGATCTGCTTTGAGGATGTGTTCGGCTATTTGAATGCCGGCTTTGTAGCCAACGGCGCCGATGTCATCGTCAATATGACCAACGACGGCTGGTCGAAGGCCGTCTCGGCCGAGATGCAGCACCTGGGTCTGGCTGTGTTCCGCTCCATCGAGAATCGACGTACCACCGTTCGTGGTACGAACAGCGGCATGACCTGCGTCATCGATGTAACCGGAAAGATCATCGACCCCATGGAGCCCTTCAAGGTAGGCTGGCATATCTATGACGTTCCCGTATTCACCGGAGAAAGTCATGGAACAACCTTCTATACCAGGCACATCGACTGGTTCGCCTTTTTGACCATTTACCTTTCGTACCTATTGCTTGGTTTTGGAGCTCTCAATCACCTACTACACTTCATTCGAAAGAGAAGGCAGAACAGAACATGA
- a CDS encoding cysteine desulfurase family protein, with translation MEQNIIYLDNNATTAMHEDVIEAVHQSNMLYGNASSMHMAGRQAALAIEQSRQALASLIDEESSSIVFTSGASEANNTVFNIFKERIDLGSKRNRIVTTTIEHPSIIETVKYLRQLGYNVDECPVDSTGRVKMDVMNKLLGDDVALVSVMLGNNEIGTIQPVAEIARLAHQTGAFMHTDATQAIGKIPVSMRELGVDYLSLSAHKFYGPKGVGALVVKAKAPYAPLVHGGHQEGGKRAGTYNTASIVGMGVAASIAQRDLDMERKKLWKLREMLRVGILERISNVVVNGNQEHCLPGTLDVSFPHAEGESILLYLDMEGIMVSTGSACASGSLEPSYVLLASGVDIELAHGSIRFSFGRYNTEQDVAYVLEKLPPIIKRLREMSTR, from the coding sequence ATGGAACAGAACATTATCTATCTGGATAACAATGCGACTACTGCGATGCATGAAGATGTCATCGAAGCGGTGCATCAATCCAATATGCTATACGGAAATGCTTCCAGCATGCACATGGCCGGGCGTCAGGCGGCCCTTGCCATCGAACAGAGCAGGCAGGCTCTTGCTTCTCTCATCGATGAGGAGAGCTCGTCAATCGTCTTCACCAGCGGTGCAAGCGAAGCAAACAATACCGTATTCAATATCTTCAAGGAGCGCATCGACCTTGGTTCGAAGCGCAATCGAATTGTGACAACCACCATCGAACACCCTTCGATAATCGAGACCGTCAAATACCTGAGACAACTCGGCTACAACGTCGATGAATGTCCGGTCGATAGTACCGGTCGGGTGAAGATGGACGTGATGAATAAGCTGCTTGGCGATGATGTCGCCCTGGTGTCGGTGATGCTGGGGAATAATGAGATCGGGACCATCCAGCCGGTTGCAGAGATTGCTCGACTCGCCCATCAAACGGGGGCCTTCATGCATACCGATGCTACGCAGGCAATCGGGAAAATCCCTGTTTCTATGAGGGAGCTTGGGGTGGACTACCTCAGTCTCTCCGCCCATAAGTTTTATGGGCCCAAGGGTGTCGGAGCATTGGTCGTGAAGGCCAAGGCACCCTATGCCCCGTTGGTGCATGGAGGCCATCAGGAAGGCGGAAAGCGGGCAGGAACCTATAATACGGCTTCCATCGTAGGGATGGGAGTGGCTGCCTCCATTGCACAGCGCGATCTGGATATGGAGCGAAAGAAGCTTTGGAAACTCAGGGAGATGCTGAGAGTCGGGATTCTTGAACGTATCAGCAATGTTGTGGTCAACGGGAATCAGGAGCACTGCCTGCCCGGCACCCTTGATGTCTCCTTCCCTCATGCAGAAGGGGAGTCCATTCTGCTTTATCTCGATATGGAAGGAATTATGGTTTCCACCGGGAGTGCCTGTGCCAGCGGGTCGCTTGAGCCCAGCTACGTACTGCTGGCCTCCGGGGTGGATATCGAGCTTGCCCACGGCTCCATCCGGTTCAGTTTCGGTCGATACAATACCGAGCAGGACGTTGCATATGTCCTGGAGAAGCTGCCGCCGATTATCAAGCGTTTAAGGGAGATGTCAACACGATGA
- the rpsT gene encoding 30S ribosomal protein S20 — protein sequence MINRSAEKRERQNSVRRMRNRAAKSTMRTAIKKFEAAVVSNDKDTAASALALSLQLLDSTASKGIIHQNTASRKKSRLQARFNKLNNQAAVQA from the coding sequence GTGATTAACAGGTCTGCTGAGAAAAGAGAGCGACAGAACAGCGTCAGGAGAATGAGGAACCGTGCAGCCAAGAGTACTATGCGCACCGCAATTAAGAAGTTTGAAGCCGCTGTGGTCTCCAATGACAAGGATACTGCTGCTTCTGCCCTGGCGCTAAGTCTCCAACTGCTTGACTCAACTGCAAGCAAGGGAATTATCCATCAGAACACCGCCAGCCGCAAGAAATCCAGATTGCAGGCCAGGTTCAACAAGCTGAACAACCAGGCTGCCGTCCAGGCATAA
- a CDS encoding PSP1 domain-containing protein: protein MKKERMRAPEGQSQRNRPSRGYIYLVKNPSSNETSICAWDSVLYPGTSVVAPTRYGLDLGIIVASADRLGKEYTPGCDQCQGACLHGECLPKDEREDEAVGIEPEQGIEILYRSEPDEDPCDSCGGCNPHPEPREVDLTGEIVWIDRLATPSDLNRYQELVEKEDEAMRICREKIACHKLDMKLVTAHFLLGEPKIIFFFTADVRVDFRELVKDLVSVFRIRIELRQIGVRDESRVLGGLAVCGRDFCCHSVTDKLNPVSIKMAKEQNLSLNSMKISGPCGRLLCCLSYEFDFYVEEKRNYPPEGSKLKVGFELMKVSEVNILSKRILLTGSEGRMLAIPHSAVFFNEESSRWEITKEYTDEFLSN, encoded by the coding sequence ATGAAAAAAGAACGAATGCGTGCCCCCGAAGGTCAAAGTCAACGAAACAGACCCTCTCGCGGCTATATATATTTGGTAAAGAACCCTTCATCCAACGAGACCAGCATTTGTGCGTGGGATTCTGTATTGTATCCCGGCACCTCGGTGGTGGCGCCTACCCGGTATGGATTGGATTTGGGTATCATCGTGGCAAGTGCAGACAGGTTGGGCAAGGAGTATACTCCCGGTTGCGACCAGTGTCAGGGTGCTTGTCTGCATGGCGAATGTCTTCCCAAGGACGAGCGTGAGGATGAAGCGGTCGGTATCGAGCCAGAGCAAGGAATCGAGATCCTGTACCGTTCCGAGCCCGACGAAGATCCTTGCGACTCCTGCGGCGGGTGTAATCCGCACCCCGAGCCCAGGGAAGTCGATTTGACCGGAGAGATTGTATGGATCGACCGCTTGGCGACCCCCTCCGATTTGAACCGATACCAGGAGCTTGTGGAGAAAGAGGATGAGGCGATGCGGATCTGTCGAGAGAAGATTGCCTGTCATAAACTGGACATGAAGTTGGTTACCGCTCACTTTTTGCTCGGGGAGCCGAAAATAATTTTCTTTTTTACCGCGGATGTTCGTGTCGACTTCCGGGAGTTGGTCAAGGACTTGGTTTCGGTGTTCCGCATCCGTATCGAATTGCGTCAAATCGGGGTGCGTGATGAAAGTCGGGTGCTTGGCGGTTTGGCTGTCTGCGGAAGAGATTTCTGCTGCCACAGTGTAACTGACAAACTCAATCCCGTTTCAATCAAAATGGCGAAGGAGCAGAATTTATCACTCAATTCGATGAAAATTTCCGGTCCATGCGGTAGGCTCCTCTGCTGTCTTTCCTATGAATTCGACTTCTATGTGGAGGAAAAACGCAACTATCCTCCGGAAGGAAGCAAATTAAAAGTGGGATTTGAGTTGATGAAAGTATCAGAAGTCAACATACTGTCAAAACGAATTCTGCTCACGGGAAGTGAGGGTCGGATGCTGGCAATCCCTCATTCAGCGGTATTTTTCAACGAGGAATCCAGTCGTTGGGAGATAACGAAGGAGTATACGGATGAATTTTTGTCAAACTGA
- the rho gene encoding transcription termination factor Rho, whose amino-acid sequence MSSEELVQTEAALSVPSESEKAKKPVRRITRKKSPVAVKASENAADQSAEQQEATDESSQQKKRRGRPKKTSVRQRDEKSQMLDEQQPQLDLHVEQQDQPVKEEAPAVVPQPHAASPDETQPSQKQSEQRSQTQNQNPNQNAYRKNPQFNKGNNRNQQNRHPKGSFQKSQSFGPNRSMRQNQNEEPSFDLNIEEHPEAPVLQLELYTNMSIDELRKVGIEKGLSADTILDLRKQEIVAEILRIHTASGGVIVGTGTLEILPDGFGFLRSPSNSYLSGLEDVYVSPAQIKSLYLKTGDVVYGQVRTPRESERFFAILKILKVNGDEPIVAKMRVPFDSLTPLFPDQRLKLETAEEDMSVRIIDMFCPIGKGQRSLIVAPPRTGKTVLLQKIANSISTNHPEVVLMVLLVDERPEEVTDMRRHVKGEVIASTFDEQASRHVQVAEMVIEKAKRLVEHKKDVVILLDSITRLARAYNQTVPASGKILSGGVDSNALHKPKRFFGAARNIEFGGSLTIIATGLIETGSRMDEVIFEEFKGTGNNEIILDRRLADKRLWPAINIKKSGTRREDLLLPPDEAARIWLTRNAVNDMDDQEMTPFLIDKIRKTKDNEAFLRSINTGIPTNSAGY is encoded by the coding sequence ATGTCTTCCGAAGAATTAGTGCAAACTGAAGCTGCGTTGTCAGTACCTTCCGAGTCTGAAAAGGCGAAGAAACCGGTACGGCGTATCACCCGAAAAAAAAGCCCTGTGGCTGTAAAAGCGTCAGAGAATGCTGCTGATCAGAGTGCCGAGCAACAAGAGGCGACAGACGAGTCCTCACAGCAGAAAAAACGAAGAGGTAGGCCAAAGAAAACCAGCGTGAGGCAGCGAGATGAAAAATCTCAGATGCTTGACGAGCAGCAACCGCAGCTCGACTTGCACGTTGAGCAGCAGGACCAGCCGGTCAAGGAAGAAGCTCCCGCTGTTGTACCGCAGCCCCATGCTGCTTCACCAGACGAGACTCAGCCATCGCAGAAGCAGAGCGAACAGAGGAGTCAAACCCAGAATCAGAATCCGAACCAGAATGCATATAGAAAGAACCCCCAATTCAATAAAGGCAACAACCGCAATCAGCAAAACCGCCATCCAAAGGGCTCCTTCCAGAAGAGCCAAAGCTTTGGTCCGAATCGCTCAATGCGCCAGAACCAGAATGAAGAACCCTCTTTTGACTTGAATATTGAAGAGCATCCTGAAGCACCCGTTCTCCAGCTTGAACTGTATACCAATATGTCCATCGATGAACTGCGCAAGGTGGGAATAGAGAAGGGCCTGAGTGCAGATACCATTCTCGACTTGCGCAAGCAGGAAATCGTAGCTGAAATTCTGAGGATCCACACTGCAAGCGGCGGCGTTATTGTAGGGACCGGCACCCTTGAGATTCTTCCCGACGGTTTTGGATTCCTTCGTTCACCGTCAAACAGCTATCTCTCCGGACTCGAGGACGTCTATGTTTCTCCCGCCCAGATCAAGAGCCTGTATTTGAAAACCGGGGATGTTGTCTACGGACAGGTTCGAACCCCGCGTGAGAGCGAACGCTTCTTTGCGATTCTCAAAATCCTCAAGGTCAACGGCGATGAGCCCATCGTAGCAAAGATGCGTGTTCCTTTTGACAGTCTGACCCCGCTTTTTCCCGATCAGCGATTGAAATTGGAGACTGCTGAAGAGGATATGTCGGTGCGTATCATTGATATGTTCTGCCCGATCGGAAAGGGTCAGCGCTCCTTGATCGTTGCACCCCCGAGAACCGGTAAAACCGTCCTGCTTCAGAAAATCGCCAACTCCATCAGTACCAATCATCCCGAGGTGGTTCTCATGGTTCTTTTGGTGGATGAACGACCCGAGGAAGTGACCGACATGCGCCGTCACGTCAAGGGAGAGGTAATCGCCTCCACCTTCGACGAGCAGGCAAGTCGTCACGTCCAGGTCGCGGAGATGGTCATTGAGAAGGCCAAGCGTCTTGTTGAGCACAAGAAGGATGTCGTCATTCTGCTTGACTCGATCACCCGTCTCGCCCGCGCCTACAACCAGACGGTTCCTGCGAGCGGGAAAATCCTCAGCGGTGGTGTCGACTCCAATGCCCTGCATAAACCCAAACGGTTCTTTGGAGCTGCCCGTAACATTGAGTTCGGCGGAAGCCTCACCATTATTGCAACTGGCTTGATTGAAACCGGTTCGAGGATGGACGAGGTTATTTTTGAAGAGTTCAAGGGTACCGGAAACAATGAGATCATTCTCGACCGCAGGCTTGCAGACAAACGTCTATGGCCGGCCATCAACATCAAGAAAAGTGGAACCAGGCGTGAAGATCTGCTGTTGCCTCCTGATGAAGCTGCCAGGATCTGGCTCACCCGTAATGCTGTCAATGATATGGACGACCAAGAGATGACTCCGTTCCTCATTGACAAAATCCGGAAGACAAAGGATAATGAGGCGTTCTTACGCTCTATTAATACCGGGATTCCTACGAACTCTGCAGGCTATTAG
- the surE gene encoding 5'/3'-nucleotidase SurE — protein MRILLTNDDGYRSEGLAALSDALVKAGHDVWICAPSSERSASSHSMTLRGEIVITEYAKNRYHCSGTPADCILYASKGKIFPMTPDLVISGINHGYNISTDILYSGTVGAAREAALTGLPSMAVSCSRDKEGSFPFARSAAFVVEHLDEFYPLTSRECIININVPGDGNGKWKSGVLSYLEYHDAVETKHEQENRYFDTASVRFGTSVVLSLKGGVQPIQRCDTQFSDFQAVRSGYISVTALSILPPVHQKVQQALDAMSEEVDCG, from the coding sequence ATGAGAATACTGCTGACGAATGACGATGGGTATCGAAGTGAAGGACTGGCTGCGCTGTCCGATGCTTTGGTGAAGGCCGGCCACGATGTCTGGATCTGCGCTCCCTCATCCGAGCGAAGCGCCAGCAGCCACTCCATGACACTCCGTGGAGAGATTGTCATTACCGAGTATGCAAAGAATCGGTATCACTGCAGCGGCACTCCTGCCGATTGCATTCTCTATGCTTCCAAAGGGAAGATTTTCCCCATGACCCCCGATTTGGTCATCAGCGGAATCAATCACGGCTACAATATATCCACCGATATTCTCTATTCAGGAACCGTCGGGGCAGCTCGTGAAGCAGCCTTGACAGGGCTTCCCTCGATGGCTGTCAGCTGCAGCCGTGACAAAGAGGGCTCCTTTCCCTTTGCCCGTTCGGCAGCCTTTGTGGTAGAGCACTTGGATGAGTTTTATCCACTGACCAGCAGAGAGTGCATCATCAATATCAATGTCCCCGGGGATGGAAACGGCAAGTGGAAGAGCGGGGTGCTCAGCTATCTTGAGTACCATGATGCAGTAGAGACCAAGCATGAGCAGGAGAATCGATATTTCGATACTGCTTCAGTACGCTTTGGAACCTCGGTGGTGCTCTCCCTTAAAGGGGGAGTGCAACCGATACAACGCTGTGATACACAGTTCTCCGATTTCCAGGCTGTCCGCAGCGGCTACATCAGTGTAACCGCCCTTTCCATTCTTCCCCCGGTGCACCAGAAGGTGCAACAAGCCCTCGACGCCATGAGCGAGGAGGTCGATTGTGGGTAA
- a CDS encoding galactokinase, whose amino-acid sequence MDNVIKQHSKEYGETPLVIAQVPGTCTLLGSYADACKGWSLVGTDASTLFVAVSLRDDQLVRLTNATLNDRKRFSLGNIKYRKEDRWGNYLKGVIAVLANEGVSFTGLNITVEGNLLYGDNQMVSTACSLGTVIALDALMGLNLSMTSMIRIAYQASTTFNNESCRVSDLLTMLNGKPSKILFFDLQHVTYKEISFPFTEENEEYVAIVVDSKISPNAMREEISSKRRAIERAFCKLKELKSGGFLRDFPESELSARIVPLDEEARHICEYVLMESHLANDAASLLTSKDASLYGKLMNRVQAGLRDLLEVTCPEVDWLTKRASELNGCLGSVQISNGFSGNIMVLLSKQALPSYISRLEDYEHIFGFHPRWYIYGGHEAAKVVLPEHR is encoded by the coding sequence ATGGATAACGTCATCAAACAACATAGTAAAGAGTACGGAGAGACTCCTCTCGTAATAGCGCAAGTGCCGGGTACGTGTACCCTGCTGGGTAGCTATGCGGATGCATGCAAGGGATGGTCTTTAGTCGGTACTGATGCCTCGACGCTTTTCGTAGCAGTCTCGTTGCGTGACGACCAGCTGGTAAGGCTGACGAATGCCACGCTCAACGACCGCAAACGCTTCTCCCTGGGGAATATCAAGTACCGCAAGGAAGACCGATGGGGTAATTATCTCAAGGGTGTCATCGCTGTTCTCGCCAATGAAGGGGTCTCTTTCACCGGGTTGAATATTACAGTGGAAGGAAATCTTTTATATGGTGACAACCAGATGGTCAGCACTGCCTGTTCGCTGGGGACGGTCATCGCCCTCGATGCATTGATGGGCCTTAACCTCAGCATGACTTCCATGATCAGGATCGCCTACCAAGCAAGCACCACCTTCAATAATGAAAGCTGCAGGGTCAGCGACCTATTGACGATGCTCAACGGAAAGCCTTCCAAGATACTTTTCTTCGACTTGCAGCATGTGACCTATAAGGAGATCTCCTTCCCCTTCACCGAAGAGAATGAGGAGTATGTCGCTATCGTGGTGGATAGCAAAATCTCCCCGAACGCGATGCGCGAAGAGATCAGCAGCAAGAGGCGGGCCATCGAGCGTGCTTTCTGCAAGCTCAAGGAGCTGAAAAGTGGAGGCTTTCTGCGTGACTTTCCTGAAAGCGAGCTCTCAGCTAGAATTGTTCCCCTTGATGAGGAAGCTCGTCATATCTGTGAATATGTCCTGATGGAGTCACATCTTGCCAATGATGCTGCATCGTTGCTGACATCCAAGGACGCCTCTCTGTACGGCAAGCTGATGAACCGTGTCCAGGCAGGTCTGAGAGACCTGCTTGAGGTAACCTGCCCGGAAGTCGACTGGCTCACCAAACGTGCTTCAGAGCTTAATGGATGTCTTGGGTCGGTGCAGATCTCCAATGGATTTTCCGGTAATATCATGGTCCTCTTGAGTAAACAGGCGCTTCCAAGTTATATTAGCCGTCTGGAGGACTACGAGCATATCTTTGGTTTCCACCCACGCTGGTATATCTATGGTGGGCATGAAGCTGCAAAAGTTGTGCTCCCTGAGCATAGATGA
- a CDS encoding nicotinamide-nucleotide amidohydrolase family protein has translation MTYISAALFIIGTELTRGVIADKHWQVLASQLTQLGYRVDRMVLVPDDGTIGEVLQECIDTCDIVILTGGLGPTSDDLTRSIVARMANVPLVRDQATFDALYARIGERIWGANEQQTMIPQGFAAIPNPYGTAAGFRGIIPEGDREIVCIAMPGPPREMDPMFFDQVLPYLAQLIGHDDFARSEYSTFLIPEAKLDELCRQATFNGLQWGTRFQDLKISLYLVGGDDQERVEMAKRLESLVGPSLLVEGDVMPAQLLTDLLVARGETISCAESCTSGFIAKLLTDQSGSSAWFYGGAVTYANEAKMAMLGVNEETLQIHGAVSEACVLEMAEGMLNRSNTDWALSVSGIAGPDGGSNEKPVGTVWFGFASKHRSSMAVKVQLTSYGRDSVRRKASVVALILASQYIKGACLLDTVKKWQYI, from the coding sequence ATGACCTACATCAGTGCGGCACTCTTCATTATCGGGACTGAATTGACCCGCGGCGTCATTGCGGATAAACACTGGCAGGTCCTTGCCAGCCAGCTGACGCAGCTGGGGTATCGGGTTGATCGCATGGTCCTGGTTCCCGATGACGGGACCATCGGCGAAGTGCTGCAGGAGTGCATCGATACGTGTGACATTGTCATTCTTACCGGAGGTCTTGGACCCACCAGCGACGATTTGACCCGCAGCATTGTCGCCCGAATGGCAAACGTCCCTCTGGTACGTGACCAAGCAACCTTTGATGCGTTGTATGCGCGCATCGGCGAGCGTATCTGGGGAGCCAATGAGCAACAGACCATGATACCTCAGGGCTTTGCCGCAATCCCCAATCCGTATGGAACGGCAGCCGGCTTCCGGGGCATCATACCCGAAGGGGACCGCGAGATTGTCTGCATCGCCATGCCCGGTCCGCCCAGGGAGATGGATCCGATGTTCTTCGACCAGGTGCTGCCCTATCTGGCTCAGCTGATCGGTCATGATGATTTTGCGCGCAGTGAATACTCCACCTTCCTGATCCCCGAAGCAAAACTCGATGAGCTCTGCAGGCAGGCAACCTTCAATGGTCTGCAGTGGGGTACACGGTTCCAGGATTTGAAGATCAGCCTGTATCTGGTGGGAGGTGATGATCAAGAGCGTGTAGAGATGGCAAAGCGCCTTGAATCCCTTGTCGGCCCTTCCTTGCTGGTAGAGGGTGATGTCATGCCCGCTCAGCTGTTGACGGATCTGCTTGTGGCCAGGGGTGAGACGATCAGCTGTGCAGAGAGCTGCACCTCGGGCTTTATTGCAAAGCTGCTTACCGACCAAAGCGGAAGTTCAGCTTGGTTCTATGGAGGGGCTGTCACCTATGCAAATGAAGCAAAAATGGCTATGCTTGGGGTGAACGAAGAGACCTTGCAAATCCACGGAGCAGTCAGCGAGGCTTGTGTGCTTGAAATGGCCGAGGGTATGCTCAATCGTTCAAACACCGATTGGGCGTTGTCAGTCAGTGGTATCGCCGGGCCCGACGGCGGCAGCAACGAGAAACCGGTGGGAACCGTATGGTTTGGATTCGCCTCCAAACATCGTTCAAGCATGGCAGTGAAGGTGCAACTTACTTCCTATGGTCGTGATTCGGTAAGAAGAAAGGCTTCGGTTGTCGCCTTGATTCTTGCAAGTCAGTATATCAAAGGAGCTTGCTTGCTTGACACTGTGAAGAAGTGGCAATATATTTAG
- the rpmE gene encoding 50S ribosomal protein L31 — MKDGIHPRYELAEVRCSCGSVIKTKTTAKSLELEICSACHPFFTGTQKMVDTAGRIERFKKRYGLEK; from the coding sequence ATGAAAGACGGAATTCACCCCCGCTATGAATTGGCTGAAGTTCGCTGCTCTTGCGGTAGCGTAATCAAGACCAAGACAACTGCCAAGAGCTTGGAGCTGGAAATTTGCTCTGCTTGCCACCCCTTCTTCACCGGTACCCAGAAAATGGTTGACACCGCTGGACGTATCGAACGCTTTAAGAAGCGCTACGGCCTGGAAAAATAA
- a CDS encoding HU family DNA-binding protein → MAGPKLTKAAIIESLHEKHGLNRADIHKIIDEFFEEVKEGLKNDQVIELRGFGTFEVRTRKGREKARNPKTGAIVAVETHGVAIFRPGKELKDYVWDLRDNKPEND, encoded by the coding sequence ATGGCAGGACCAAAATTGACAAAAGCAGCCATTATTGAGAGTCTCCATGAGAAGCATGGACTGAATAGAGCCGATATCCATAAGATCATCGATGAATTCTTCGAAGAAGTGAAAGAAGGGCTGAAGAACGATCAGGTCATCGAGCTCCGTGGATTTGGAACCTTTGAGGTTCGTACCCGTAAGGGCAGGGAGAAAGCTCGCAACCCCAAGACTGGTGCTATTGTTGCCGTCGAGACACACGGGGTCGCAATTTTCCGTCCTGGCAAAGAGCTCAAGGATTATGTATGGGACTTGCGTGACAACAAGCCGGAGAACGACTGA